A window of the Eubalaena glacialis isolate mEubGla1 chromosome 9, mEubGla1.1.hap2.+ XY, whole genome shotgun sequence genome harbors these coding sequences:
- the LRRC19 gene encoding leucine-rich repeat-containing protein 19 translates to MLWKKESRLLTHQSQRQKKKGKACNMKITSITILFWPLSMLLLSDESQTSKTEVKCNFTAKNYALIPANINKNVTILDLSYNQITLNVTDTRVLQTYFLLTELYLIKNNVIILHNNSFGNLSHLEILNICRNSIHIIQQGAFTGLDKLKQLYLCQNKIVQLNPDIFVPLKNLILLNLQGNLITYLDVPQLFHLEFIILYGNPWNCSCSLLNLQNWLNTSNVTLENENITMCSYPDILKCYNIKTVPYKAECYSKFPSSITEDLYIHFQSISNSTFNSFLNNLTRNSERESQGKSWAFLVSVVVTVLMTSLLISIAIKCPVWYNFLLSYNHHRLGEHEAETYEDSFTGNPSPPPQIPDTSSKETTVIFEQLHQFVVDDDGFIEDKYIDTHELCEEN, encoded by the exons GCTTGCAATATGAAAATCACAAGCATCACAATCTTGTTTTGGCCGCTCTCCATGCTATTGTTATCAGACGAAAGCCAGACGTCTAAAACC gaAGTCAAATGTAATTTCACTGCAAAGAATTATGCTTTGATTccagcaaatatcaataaaaatgttaCTATACTTGACCTCAGTTATAACCAAATTACTCTGAATGTTACAGATACAAGAGTTCTACAGACATATTTTTTACTCACCGAGCTCTATTTGATTAAGAACAATGTCATTATCCTACATAATAATAGTTTTGGTAACCTCTCCCAtctagaaattttaaatatctgtagaAACTCCATCCACATAATTCAACAGGGTGCCTTTACAGGCTTAGATAAACTAAAACAGTTATATCTCTGCCAAAACAAAATAGTTCAACTGAATCCTGATATATTTGTGCCTCTAAAAAACCTGATACTATTGAATCTGCAAGGCAATTTGATAACCTATCTTGATGTACCACAACTGTTTCATCTGGAATTCATAATTTTATACGGAAATCCGTGGAACTGCTCTTGTAGTCTACTGAATTTGCAAAACTGGTTGAACACATCGAATGTGACACTAG AAAATGAGAACATCACCATGTGCAGCTATCCGGATATACTGAAGTGCTACAATATCAAAACAGTACCCTACAAGGCTGAATGCTACTCAAAATTTCCTTCATCTATAACTGAAGATCTTTACATTCATTTTCAGTCCATTAGCAATTCAACATTTAATAGTTTTTTGAACAACTTAACAAGAAATTCAG AACGTGAATCTCAAGGAAAAAGCTGGGCTTTTCTTGTCAGTGTTGTAGTCACTGTACTGATGACTTCACTCCTCATTTCAATTGCTATCAAATGTCCAGTATGGTATAATTTTCTGCTTAGTTACAATCATCATCGCCTGGGAGAGCATGAAGCAGAAACCTATGAAGATAGTTTTACCGGAAATCCAAGTCCTCCTCCACAGATACCAGACACAAGCTCCAAAGAAACTACAGTAATATTTGAACAACTACATCAATTTGTGGTAGATGATGATGGGTTTATTGAAGACAAATACATAGATACTCATGAATTAtgtgaagaaaattaa